ccacaGCTATTCACacggttttcatggccagtttttttcagaagtgcgtggccagatccttcttcatagtctgtctagtctggaagctccgctgaaacccaTCCATCATGGATGAccctggtatttgaaatactgggggcatagctttcagcatcacagcaacatgcagccgccacagtatgacaaccaacagacaggtagTATAGTTCACTGACCGGGAAGTGAACCCGGGCCtcagcagtgagagtgccgaattttaaccactagaccagcaaAGCAGGGCTGGCTATGTTTAGAATACGCTTTGTTTTCTAGACCAGTGAGGAATCAAAATCCCCTTGGCTGCAAGTTCTTATGTTTATGGATCTTGGCACTGGCAGAAAAGGGTGCAAAAGTGATAAAGGCTAAACCAGCTCTGGTGCCAAGCAGCAAGTTAACACAACACTCACTATCCACGTTCCAGGATGGCTGTGGGAAATACGAATGAGTCAGAAGTGAGCTCACTGtagcttattaaaaataaagatacaagcATGAGATATGACTGATGGAGAGCCCTGTCCCAAAGAAAGCAAGCCAACTCACAGATGCTATCTGAGCTTAAATACAAAGATTGAAACAGACTCCTTACTGCTGCAGGTGTCCACACTACCCAGGGAGCCAAAGGTAAGGTCTGGTTTGTGCCCAGCATGGGTCACTCATTTAAAATACTCTCTACTAAAACCCACATTTGCACCTCATCATTTGACCAAACCAATGGACAAAGCAGGGCAcagaatttttaactttattatcaCCTACTGAGCTATGATACAAACCAatcaaaaacattaaagaaaagttGCTTGAAATAGGTATGTACAGATGCACTACACAGAAGCCAAAGTCCTATGTTCCGACCTCAAAGCCATCCCTGTGGGCAAGGATGGCCTTAGCTGGGGGCAAAACAGCACATAAGTTACAACAGTTTAGAGTCTCATCCATCAAGGAAAGCAGCAAACTGCAGCCAATGGGCACCAAGAGTTTATCTGAGATCAGTTTTTAAAGGTTCTCTTAATCATaaagttttcaaatgaaaagaggaaacCTTCTCCTGTAGGCTTTCCAGCTCACTACTCAAGAGACTTGAGTACTTCTATTAAGGCAACTGGAAGCCCACCTTAGCCTTGAATGGTGACTTCTGCCCAATATGTGGCCTGTCCTTCCTTTGCCAGTAATGCCATCGAACAGAACATGCTATGGGGAAAAACAGGAAGTTACATAGTGCTGCCCTCTGGTAAAAGGGAAACAGCACTCAGAATAAAGCAAAAGGCCACAGAGGGCTCCCTGAGAATCCAGTAGAACTAAGAGAGGCCTTCAACTTTCCAAATAAACTTTGTAACTGGATCCAGGTGGAACAGTGCCCTGCAGCAAGGAGTAGTGTATATGCCAATGAGAGGACCGACCCAGCTTCCAAGAACGATTACAACGGCTTCCtgagtcatttctctctctcccattcacATTAGAGTGAGAAAATAGACACCTTGGCCTTGATTCTCACTCACCACAAATGCCTCTGTACAGAGGGTTTATTTCTAAGTCTAGAACCTCAGCACAGGGCTGAGACACTTCATGAAGTACTCTCTACCACTGTCCAGTCATCTTTGGCAGCTCTCCCTACCTGCTTTCACCTTCTCACTCCCCTGTGGAAGGAGCGTGGGATGGGTGAGGAGAACCTGGGATCACACTGACAAGAAACGGACAAGCTCAGCTGCCAGGAGCCAGATGCTCCGGCCTCATAGTGTCTCCAGTCGTTAGTCTCCTAGGAGCAGTAGAGAACTGGAAAGCAGCAGAATTTGGTAGAACAGGAAGAGAGCCCAGAGGAAGAGTGTGCTCAGTCATGATTAATAGATGAAACAATTTCATGGAGATTCTTTGTTACAAGGAGAAACTGCTCAGTCTCAACTCCCAGAACTTGGATGTTGCCTGGTTTGAGaggcctatgttttctttttcaactctTCAAATCTCCGGGAAAGATCATCAAAGTCAATATCCTCAGATGCTGAGGTGTTGGCACCAGCAGATGCAGTTGGTAGTGTGTCTGGCACAGATGGCAACTCTGGCAGTACGAAGTTGTCGTAGGTATCTACAGGTCTGAGAGGGGGCTTTGTAGAGGCTTCTGGCTTGGGTCCAGGACCTAATTAAATCAGGGCAAGGAGCACAGTGTTACAAACTCCATGGAAGAGGCTCAGATCCTCAAAGCCCCAATTTCTTTTGgcagaaacaataaaacaaaatacagggGGAAACactggtttttttggttttgttttgttgaggaagattagccctgaactaacatctgccgtgaatcctcctctttttgttgagcaagactggccctgagctaacatttgtgcccatcttcctctattttatatgtgggccgcctaccacagcctggcttgatgagcagtgtgtagggccgcacccagaatctgaactggcgaaccccgggccactgaagaggagcacgtgaacccatccgctacaccactgggccagccccaaaacactgttgtttttttttaaaaaaagattactaTTTAATTCTTAAGGGAATGAAAATTTTCAGGACAATTAACATATacattttctaattataattGAATCCTATCTGTTTTACTTTCCTATGGTGAGAAAAAAGTTTAAGGAAAAGTCAAAGTGTGGTGAATGGGGCTAGGTACACAGACCATTTATTTAAACAGACTATCTCCTTCCACAAAGGTCTGCTCCCAAAACAACTAAGTCCAAGGAGTGGTACTAGAATTCCGCTAGGATAAGCTACTCTTTCAggcttaggagaaaaaaattttacaggGAATGTTAAACGTCCATCTTGTTTGATGTAATAAGATCTGATCGGTGTTTCTagtcttctgttttgtattttactAGTTAAAATCATCGTCCTCTCTACCTActgttatgtttccatttatatgtaaGTTCTAGAACAGGTAAACATAACtatagttttagaaaataaaagcagtgcTTGCCTCCTGGGTAGAGGGTCCCATGGAATTGACTGGAAAGGaacacaagggaactttctgaggtgatggaaatattctataccTTTACTGAGGTGgtagttacatatatatatatatcaaaattcatcaaaatatacacttctctgttattttttgtatgtaaattatacctcaataaaacaactgtcttcaattttaaaaattatccctcTCTGGGTTTCTGGAGTGCTGATGGTGTTTATCTTTTGAGTGGATGTTTTGTGAAAAGTCACTGAGCTATTCACTTATGATTTGTGCCTACTTCCTCCTCTTTATtgcccaaatttaaaaaatatacattttttttttctattttcaggcATAATGGAAGTTGAAGCAGCAGGAACGTAAAGAACTTGAAGGTGactgaaaaacagaaactgaaaaaataacaATGAGTAAAGAATAATGATACCACTGACAGAACATGGAACCTGGGAGCCTTTATGGGGCCAGGAAAGATCTTTACTTTTTGGAAGAGTGCAATCCTGAGTTTTTGCCATACTGCATTTGGGGAGAGGATAGGGCATATGGGTAGAATGCCATGGATGTGAAGACAGTCTCTGAAAGAGGAGCAGTAATGAGAAAACAGCAAAGGGTTCAGCACTGAGCCTTGAGGGTTTCTGACTCACACTCACCGACAATCTGTGCAGAAGAGACATTCTTATCAGCATTAATGTCATCAACCTGAAATACAAAGACTGTTATCAGAGAAGAAAGCAATGGCATCACTAAGAAAGTACTGAGACTGGTATAAGCCCATGTTTTCCGAAAGCTAAGCAACTCAGCAAAAGCAACAGACCCTGCTCCAAAAAAactgcccctccaccccccatACACCTTCCTGATCTTCTTCCAACCAGACAGACACCATGTAGAACTCTTAACTGccaagcagagaaaaagaaaattcttgcaCCATAACACCTCTCTTTAATCGGATACCTTCaccttccaggcagagagaaagcactAAACTACTGAATTCATCTCCAAGAACCAAGTCCTCAAACACCGATGAAGATCATCTACCTCATTCCTAGAAACAGTTGTGGGTGACGCTTCAATGTGTGCAAGACCGAAACATAAGAAAAACTCAGGCCCAAggtaaaaaccaaaagaaagaacaCTAAGCAAGCTTAGGAACAGCAAGATCTCCCAGATAAATAATTTCCCTAGCAAACACGATGCCAATTCGTTTTCTCAGTAACGTATCAGATGGAAACAGGTCACAACAGGCACATACTAGCTGAGGAAATAAGGCTGGCAGAAAACAAGTCATCTAATTCTGAACCAAAGCTGTTATGACCACCTATAATTCAAACCATCATTACCATATTAGTTATTTACAGCAAGCTTTAACTACAAAAgactaaaatgtaaaactaagGCTACAAGCTGAAATTTACTAACTGGACACTTCTAAGACAAAAAAATTTGGTCGCTTTTCCTTTACACAATGTTGAGAATTTATAAAACtggtattttaattattatgataTTCTAGCACCAAGACTACCCTAACTCAATGTGATTCTCTGCCTAGTTAGTCCCCAAAAAAGACTAGTTAAGTGCCATACTAGAACTTTCTAAGAGATCTGCAGCTCCTTCCTGATTCCTGGCTTAAGTGCAAACAAAGCATTGCCACCAATgatgctgccaccaccaccactccccaTTTCCATGGTAATGTTAAAGCAACACAAGAACCCAAAGCAAAAGCAATGCCGATACTAGGAGTTGATCAAAATGTTGCCTTCCCTGTGGCCATTATTTTGCTCTCTCTTCACGGGATTCACTCTCCTGCTGCTTATAAAAGAGGCTCAGGCACTTACAGATTCATACGAAGGGGGAGTTGCTGGTATCTGAGGTGGATGAATATTGGGAAAGGCCTGATAAGTCCCCACTGGCAATCCATTGAAATCCGACTGCAAGAGGAGAAGGGCAATATCAGAGACATTGCCCCCAATTTGCAATTTGAGGTTTGTGTatgggaagggagaaaaatctatatattctctctctctctctatatatattcaACAgccccagaagaaaaaaaagcccaaaaggACCACATGGGCTCAGAAGAATTCCAGATTTTTAAAGATGTGTAGCCAAAAGGCTGTTCTTCAAGTTACTAAATCAATTGCTTCAGTGTCTACAAGGGCAGATTCTAAACAGACTTCCTTACGAGCAATGACCTTCATCTTCCTGTCTACAAAGTTTTTTCTACCTGGTAATATGAGGTTAATCATTTTTGGAAAAACCTACTGGTATGCCTCCAACAGGTGCCAAAGGTGTTCAGTAAACCTACATGGAAAAAAGAGTTTTTCTAGCACCATCTCTCTGGATTTTCCCACTTCATTACCTGCAGCTGAACCAAAAGAATTTCTCCAAATCccagtgggtttttttccccacaatatGGTCACTGAGCTAATACCAAATGTTCTTACTGCTAAATCCTTTTGACAAGCTACAATTTCTGAGTGTATTCATAGAGCCAACCTGTCATCTCCTGTTACATTTTCGAGAGtttacatacacatttatatgtatacTTACTGGTCCCTTTGGAAGTGGGTATGAGAAAGGAGTATTTGGAGATGGCATGGGCATGGGCATAGGCATTGGCACTGTTCCATCAGGTCCACCAACTGGTGCTGTGaacccccctcctcctcttccagggcCCCCTTTCTTCACATCATCTGTGAATCCAACATCAATAAGATCTGTCTCTACCCCAGGAGGAGCTTCTgcctgagaaaaagagagaaactcgTATCATTAACCTATATCACAGGCCAGGTTCCcggggaagcagactctgagatggagagtAGCAAGAAGGAAGTTTACTGAGGAGGTCTCTTGGAATAATAAAGACCTGTGGGGAAGTGAAGGAAGCAGGGCTGGACAAAGGAAGAAGTTGGGCTGCAATGCAGTCACAACAAAGGCCTCAGCCAATTccccagggagctctggagctgggatgggcCTGCAGCAGGTGTTCCCGACTGGGACAAAGGGGCAGAGTCTTTAAACCCCAGTGCTGACCAGTAACTGAATACAGACAGCCCCCAGGAAAGACTTTGGGTGAGGCAGCTTTCTTCTGAGGGCCAGTGCTAGATGAACGCTCAACTGTGTGTAAGTCACTGGTCATCAATATTCTCAAGAGCTGGGGGAACAAATGCTTTTGTTCTGAAATGTGTATCTGGGGCTGGAGAGGGTTGTCTGAGCAGCATACCAAAGCATCCACTACACTCCATCAACCTTAACTGAGTAATGATTATTCACATATTTGCCTTTCATACACTCTAagctttgtgtgtatatatctctctATTCTCAGCTTTGTGTGCACTGTCTGGTACATGGgaggcacccaataaatgtttcAGAATCTGTCTGGGTCTGGAGACATTTCTCGCTGCCCACAGGGGGACTCTCAATTCCTTGAACTTCATCAAAAAACACCAATAatgccattttatatttctatcaaagtttgtaccttttcaaGTGCTTTCAGTCATTTATCTCATCTGATCCTTAAATTCTCTGTGAGAAAGGCAGGCGTATTTATTATAACCCAAAAAGGCACTAACTGGACAAAGGCTTAAACTCTCACATACAAACTTTAATGCaaaaaatatggttatttttcaaagaaagtgcTATCTAGAGACTCATTTTCCTTTGTACTTTGAGAGGCTCTAAACTTACCATGACCACAGAGTCAGGCTCATAGGGCACGTTGTAGTTCTTGGCAATTTCAATCAGGTATCTCTCCACCAGGATTTTGGGTGGGGCTTCCACACTCAGTTTGTGCATTAGCTGTAAGTAAAAGACTCACAGTTAAGATCTATACTAACCAGCCTAAGCCTAACGTGTCTCACTTTAAATTTTGTTCCTGTCGTTTTACAGGTAaattgaggaagagaaaaggttCAGACCAGTTAAATTACTTTCAGTCACAAAGCACAGTACAAAATCCATCTCTCTCACATTCTCTAGTTGCATATAACCCACGTGTTGGTAAAGACTGACACTGCTGCCTTCCACATTTGAATTCGtccacccttctccccacctcactTCTACCTCCACAAAGGACAAACAAGGGGCACAAAGGACAGAGgcaaaatcaggaatgacacaAAATGACAGCCTCACAATCAGACATGTAGGGCAGGGGTAAGAAGCTGACTGCAAAGACAGCCAGAGAGCCACCTTCTCACCCCATAAAATGTGCAACCCTACATTAACTCAGCCATACAGTGGTGCCCTCTAGAATCACTGCAGGCAATAAAATAACCTGCCCCGACCAAGCCCACTGCTTCAGCTTTCAGAAGTATGTCTGTTACCCTGTCATTCACAGTTCCGATCTGATTGGTCCTACATAACTTGCCATATTCCTTGCTATACTTGGCACAGAGCTGATCAGCAacctacaaagaaaaaagaagagtaaataaaagTGGACACCACTCCCACAGACTGCTTCAAGCTTCCCCCTATCAAGAGTAAATATGCTTCTATTATAGAATTTCAAAAAAACCAGGGTCTGTAAAAACTTAAGGGGTACATATTAATTAAgatatttgtttatccattcattcactgagctGCAACCATGTGCCAAACTCTATATAAACATTATGATATTCACTGTAATGTAATGATGGACAAAAAGAGACATTGTTCCTACTACAGTCTTATAGTCTCTGAGGGAAACAGTCATTACTCAAATAATCACACAGACAAAGGTACAAATTGGCAGCTGTGATAAGTGCCACCAAGGGACAGTATACTACACAATCAATGGCTTATAACAGTAGAATCAGATCTGATCAGAAACGTCAGGTAAGGGTTCCTGAAGAAAATGCGCTTCACTGAGATGTAAAGGATGATTAAGAGTTAACTAaacaaggagggaaggaagagtaCCCAGGGGAAAAAACCAGCAtgtggggctgacccagtggcaaagcagttaggttcgcacattccacttcagcagcccagggttcgtgagttcggatcccaggcatggacctatacaccacgcaccaagccatgctgtggcagcatcccacatacaaaatagaggaagactggcacagatattagctcagggacaatcttcctcaagcaaaagagaggaagattggcaataaatgttagctcagagccaatcttactcaccaaaaaaatttttttaaaaggcaaagacataaaaaataggagagaaaacaaCACAACTGAATCTGTATCCTAGCAGTCAGTACCATATCCATGTTGTGACAGGCCGTTTTTTagttattgtctgtctcttccactagaGTCTAAGCTACAAGAGCAGTGCTAGGGTCATATT
This genomic window from Equus przewalskii isolate Varuska chromosome 3, EquPr2, whole genome shotgun sequence contains:
- the IST1 gene encoding IST1 homolog isoform X1 — translated: MLGSGFKAERLRVNLRLVINRLKLLEKKKTELAQKARKEIADYLAAGKDERARIRVEHIIREDYLVEAMEILELYCDLLLARFGLIQSMKELDSGLAESVSTLIWAAPRLQSEVAELKIVADQLCAKYSKEYGKLCRTNQIGTVNDRLMHKLSVEAPPKILVERYLIEIAKNYNVPYEPDSVVMAEAPPGVETDLIDVGFTDDVKKGGPGRGGGGFTAPVGGPDGTVPMPMPMPMPSPNTPFSYPLPKGPSDFNGLPVGTYQAFPNIHPPQIPATPPSYESVDDINADKNVSSAQIVGPGPKPEASTKPPLRPVDTYDNFVLPELPSVPDTLPTASAGANTSASEDIDFDDLSRRFEELKKKT
- the IST1 gene encoding IST1 homolog isoform X2 translates to MLGSGFKAERLRVNLRLVINRLKLLEKKKTELAQKARKEIADYLAAGKDERARIRVEHIIREDYLVEAMEILELYCDLLLARFGLIQSMKELDSGLAESVSTLIWAAPRLQSEVAELKIVADQLCAKYSKEYGKLCRTNQIGTVNDRLMHKLSVEAPPKILVERYLIEIAKNYNVPYEPDSVVMAEAPPGVETDLIDVGFTDDVKKGGPGRGGGGFTAPVGGPDGTVPMPMPMPMPSPNTPFSYPLPKGPVDDINADKNVSSAQIVGPGPKPEASTKPPLRPVDTYDNFVLPELPSVPDTLPTASAGANTSASEDIDFDDLSRRFEELKKKT